One Dysidea avara chromosome 8, odDysAvar1.4, whole genome shotgun sequence genomic window, CCACAAACAGTTGAAATTGATTCATACAGCTAGCATCATGATGTATTCCTATTTCAAACTGAATGCATTTCCGCACACAACCTACAGTATGTTTGAATGATGGCCACATGTAATATTACAACATGTAAACTTAGTGCAACCATGGAATTTGTTAAGTACATTAGCTAGCTTCTACACAGTGTCATGTGTTCAGATTTAGGGtattttattaaagctttatttTTTAAATACACAATAACCTCTTGAGGATAAAGTACACATATAATTTATGCATAGTTAATACAGCACATGCCATTACAAATCAGTAAAGCTACGTTTAAATATAATGCTTGTTACTTCTATTACTCATTCTTAAACTTATCCATCAAAGCCTTCTGATGCTTTAGTACTGATTCAACTTGACGCTCCATTTGTTTGATACGATAGTGTATATCCTTCACTTTATTGTCTTCTTGATTTTCCCTCATTTCTTCATGCTCTTCACCTTGAATGTGTGGTGCAAATTGAGCTACGATGAAATTCCAAAGACTATATGCTCTGTCAGTGATTGAAGCTGATCCCTTAATTTTATAAGACGTTGGAATTATTTTCCCTTTCAGTTGCCTTGGAATATTTGGATCCAGCTCAAGAAATAGCTGTATTTTCAATTTTGCTTGATGCAGCAATGCATCTTTCTGTATGTTACCAATACTACCAACTGAAATACCAATGAGTAAGTTGACTAGTGTTATAGTAAGTACCACCGTTAGTACCAGTGCAACAGTGTATGTGGACTTTTCATATAGCAGTGTACCATCATCTTCTCTCTGTGTAAGTCTTTGAAAATTAAAGCCACGgagtgctgcaataaaagtgTTATAAATAGCCAGTACTGGATCCCTATATTCAGGTTCTTCTCCAATAAGAATGTAAATTATTAGTCCAAATCCAATAATGTAGTACAAGCCAACCAGTAGTGCTTTTGTAATTCTGAACAGTAAGTCATAGAACATGATAGTGTACAAGCCAAACACATCAAAATAACGAGAAAAAAGATTAAGAGCCACCCAAGCACACAAAAGAGCAACTACAGCAGCCAGCCAACGATCTTCTGGATTGGTGAGGATAAAGATGGCAGTAGAAACTACAGTGCCAAGTTCAACAAATGTATGGAACCAGTGAACAACCTTCCTTTGTCGAATATAGGAGATAAGTTGCAaaactaaaataattatatatgcaaAGTTTACAAAAAGAGTGACACTCGCAATACCTACTTTTCCATCAAGACCGCAAGCTTCAAGCCTAAACCCACCAGTGCATTTTATTTCATCCATATCTATATTACCATTTGTACAATTACCAGTCAAATAATCTTGACACCTGGGGGGATCAGAAACGGCTATTAATATGCTTAAAAGAATGGCAAGCACTGCTAGTAAACTAGCTCTAATTTGTATATACAGTCTGCCATAATTTCTCCATTTTAGATTTAAGAAAGTCAGCAGTAGTGGATGGACAAGAAGACATTTCCGGTTGTGTTGTAGCATGGTTTTGATTACCTTCAATGGGTTAGCATCGTTTTTATCGGAGATTGTAAACAAAAGTTGTAGATAATGTAATATAAACTGATACCAGTTACGATGGGGATGATAGGCCTTCATGCTATTTTCATCCAGGAGATATTTGAAATCATATTGCTTCCAATAGCAAGGATGTTGTGGATGGAGCTGTGCAGAAGTTATGCTGCGGTCCATCACGGCCTGGGCAACATCTGGCAGTGTCTCAACAAGGTGAATCATTGGAGCTGGATGGTTTGGTGAGACTAAATCTAAACACTCTTGCCACCTACCATGGTTTACTGCCACAAGTGCCACGCTACTGTCCTTTTTAAAAAGTGCCATGTCAAGAAAGCTTACTTGCTGTGCATTATGAGTTATTGGAACTCCATTGTCAAGAAGAAGCTTCACAACTGTGGAGTGAccatttgttgcagctgaatgCAAAGCAGTGTTACCATTATTTGTGACTAAATCTTTTTGAAATGGATGCCGCTTTATTAACTTTGCTGCAACATTCAAATGACCTCTGAAACTAGCAAAGTGAAGAGGTGTATAACCATCTACAGTACTAACAATCATGCTACCTCGATCCAACAACATTGAAACTTGCTTTAGGCTTCCATGTTCAGCAGCATCATGGAGTGGGATATGTGAAATCTTATCTGGCTTATTAATGAGGTATAAAGCATTTGGAACATCAAGAATGAGAGCCAACAAATTTgcatcatttgtagtagctgcTAGGTGAATAATAGTTTTTCCTTTCTTAGTGGATGTAGTAATGTCAATACCTAGGTCTTGTCTGTTCAGTAATTCTTCTGTTGTGTCAAAGTGACCCAAACTTACTGCCAGATGGAGTGGTGTATAACCTTCATCATCAGGATCAGAAATAATCATAGATATGTGTGGATGGTTGAGGATCAATTTGATGGTATCGATTTTATGGTATTTGACTGCAACATGAAGTGCATTTTGACCCTTATTATTCTTGATACTTGGGTCAGCTTTTGTAATCAACGTCTCGATTACCTTAACATCGCCTC contains:
- the LOC136264364 gene encoding transient receptor potential cation channel subfamily A member 1-like — protein: MEEISRSTDALAIEEGSPHNPLPEVTRPFNRRVTQPTVEELAAQGKLSELQQIQDYAKLHRRSKHGFTLLHHAAKENRTEIIEFLVSKGCDIDADDDDEQTALHKAVMFGHAEAIKALLENGGDVNRSDGNGNTPLHIAIISGGDVKVIETLITKADPSIKNNKGQNALHVAVKYHKIDTIKLILNHPHISMIISDPDDEGYTPLHLAVSLGHFDTTEELLNRQDLGIDITTSTKKGKTIIHLAATTNDANLLALILDVPNALYLINKPDKISHIPLHDAAEHGSLKQVSMLLDRGSMIVSTVDGYTPLHFASFRGHLNVAAKLIKRHPFQKDLVTNNGNTALHSAATNGHSTVVKLLLDNGVPITHNAQQVSFLDMALFKKDSSVALVAVNHGRWQECLDLVSPNHPAPMIHLVETLPDVAQAVMDRSITSAQLHPQHPCYWKQYDFKYLLDENSMKAYHPHRNWYQFILHYLQLLFTISDKNDANPLKVIKTMLQHNRKCLLVHPLLLTFLNLKWRNYGRLYIQIRASLLAVLAILLSILIAVSDPPRCQDYLTGNCTNGNIDMDEIKCTGGFRLEACGLDGKVGIASVTLFVNFAYIIILVLQLISYIRQRKVVHWFHTFVELGTVVSTAIFILTNPEDRWLAAVVALLCAWVALNLFSRYFDVFGLYTIMFYDLLFRITKALLVGLYYIIGFGLIIYILIGEEPEYRDPVLAIYNTFIAALRGFNFQRLTQREDDGTLLYEKSTYTVALVLTVVLTITLVNLLIGISVGSIGNIQKDALLHQAKLKIQLFLELDPNIPRQLKGKIIPTSYKIKGSASITDRAYSLWNFIVAQFAPHIQGEEHEEMRENQEDNKVKDIHYRIKQMERQVESVLKHQKALMDKFKNE